TGTAAGGGACTTTGTTTTAACAACTCGGCAATCGGCATCGCATCAAAATGCGAGATGGCTTGCTGATGACGCCAGCGATTGCGCTGATGGTTTTTGATGGTATACAGCGCGGCGTCGAGCTGGTTCATCGCCTTGGATTCACCGCTTTGCCAATAGGTATCGAAAGCAAGCTGAACTTGAAACCCGATTGGACCGAATGCCATTACGTCATAATCGAGAAACATGCGCTCTTCATCGGATAGGAAATATTCGGTACCGATATTGCGCCCACCAAACAACGCAACTTCTCCATCAACCACCATCGCTTTGTTGTGCATGCGGTGACCTAGCTTCTCCATATTGAACAGCAGCACCAACCCGCGGAATAGGCCACGAAACAGATTGGGGTTGAACAGACGGATTTCGACTTTGGGATGGTTCGCCAGCAACGCAAACGATGCGCCGCGCCTTGCGCCTTGAAGGTCATCCAGCAACAACTGGATTTCGACACCTCGATCGGCGGCTTTCAGCAAGCGGTCAATCAACAACGCGCCAATCATGTCTTCTTTGAAGAGATAATATTGCAGACAAAGGCGCGTTTTTGCGCGGTCGATCATCAATAGACGTGCCGCTAACGCATCGACGGGGGAGGACAGAGCATAAAAGCCTGACACCCCGTCAGACAAACTGTCCGCCAAACCTGCAGTTTCAAAAGTATCGGCGAAACTCAAGGCATCCGTTACCGGCGGAACCGCATCCTCAGTGTTGAGAAAGTCGAACCCGTCATCAGACACCTTGGCCATGAACCACTCTTAATTTACTCTTTAAGCAGTTGTTCAATGGCATGCATCGCCGCTGGACTGGTCCATTCATACCCTCCGAACAAGGCATAACGAATTTGCCCTTTTTTGTCGATAAGATAAGAGCTTGGATAGGCGAAAACTTTCCACTCTTTCACCGCCGAACCTTTTGGGTCGAGCAAAATAGGGAAGTTGACCGGGTGGCTCTTCACAAAAGTATTGATCGCCGCCTTGTCTTCCGCCAGATTCGCCGCAAGAATTTCAAAATCCTGCCCTTTTAGACGTGTTTTCAACGCCGCCATTGAAGGCATCTCATGCACACAAGGCGGGCACCAGCTCGCCCAGAAATTCAACAACACCACTTTGCCGCGATAGTTTTTTAGATTGATGGTTTTACCATCCATGTCCTGCAACACTAATCGTCGATTCTGCTCACCTTTATAGACAGGAAGCGCATCATCTGTCGGCGGCGTTACCTCATGTTCAGCTTCTGCTTGAGCTTCCAGATGTTCAGCCGCCTGCTCTTTTGCCAACAAAGAAACGGTACCATTGGTTCCCGCCTGACGCGATTCCGCCAAATAGCTGGAAAGCAATCGCATGGCATTGGTTAAATCCGTCGCTAAGTGAGCTGCGGTCTGCTGCTCAATACTCATCGCATCCGGGCGAAAATAATAACGATCACGAACTTTCGGAATCACTTTGATGAATACATCCGATCCACCGTGTGACAAACGTTGACTTAACGACTCTAAATGCCAGTGCCAAGGCGACAACTCTGCTTGTAGTACCACCACCGGTAAATTGAGTTGCAGGACACTCGACCAGTACTCGGCACTTTTCCCTGCATCAGGTGTTTTCACATAAAGATTCGGATTTAGCAGAATCAACCCGAGATTCTGCACAGGCGACTGCTCGACTTTCACCAAAGCTTTAACCGCCAATGCCGCGCCTTGATTCGGCGCAATGACAAACAAAGGTAATTCAGGGTGATCGTATCGCAATTTTTCAACCAGATTCGCAACCACTGCCGGTGGGATTTTCGTCATACTACTGGGGGCGGCCGGTAAAAAGTAACTGTCGAACAAGTCCGGCATCAGCACGGAAACACCTTTTTTTTGCAGTTGCTTCGCCAGCTTCTTCTCTTGCGGCAACAAACCATATTCCGATGGTATCCACAGTACCTGTGCAACAGGGTTTTTCGCCTCATAGTGGTTGATGCTCAACGCGCTTTCACCAACAGCAGCAAACGCTGACTGACCAATCACCATCCATAATCCAATGGCTGTCATCATTTTCATTAACCATTTCATATGCTTTGCCCCTCCATGACGGTTGCCTCGTTGAAGAGATGCAATCCCTCCATCCCTTTCATCAACGACACATTGTTGTAACTGATTCCCCATGTCATTTCCAACCCTCCCTCTGACTGATTGCTCAGTACAACGGCTTATGTATCCGTTTTTACTTTATTTTATTGTATTTTCATCGAGTGATGATTAACCTCATCCACTCAGATTGAATCTTAAACCATATGCCGATATACTTGAAATATATTATATTTTGTCAGGAAATTATTGC
This portion of the Hydrogenovibrio marinus genome encodes:
- a CDS encoding redoxin domain-containing protein: MGNQLQQCVVDERDGGIASLQRGNRHGGAKHMKWLMKMMTAIGLWMVIGQSAFAAVGESALSINHYEAKNPVAQVLWIPSEYGLLPQEKKLAKQLQKKGVSVLMPDLFDSYFLPAAPSSMTKIPPAVVANLVEKLRYDHPELPLFVIAPNQGAALAVKALVKVEQSPVQNLGLILLNPNLYVKTPDAGKSAEYWSSVLQLNLPVVVLQAELSPWHWHLESLSQRLSHGGSDVFIKVIPKVRDRYYFRPDAMSIEQQTAAHLATDLTNAMRLLSSYLAESRQAGTNGTVSLLAKEQAAEHLEAQAEAEHEVTPPTDDALPVYKGEQNRRLVLQDMDGKTINLKNYRGKVVLLNFWASWCPPCVHEMPSMAALKTRLKGQDFEILAANLAEDKAAINTFVKSHPVNFPILLDPKGSAVKEWKVFAYPSSYLIDKKGQIRYALFGGYEWTSPAAMHAIEQLLKE
- a CDS encoding phospholipase D family protein, whose protein sequence is MAKVSDDGFDFLNTEDAVPPVTDALSFADTFETAGLADSLSDGVSGFYALSSPVDALAARLLMIDRAKTRLCLQYYLFKEDMIGALLIDRLLKAADRGVEIQLLLDDLQGARRGASFALLANHPKVEIRLFNPNLFRGLFRGLVLLFNMEKLGHRMHNKAMVVDGEVALFGGRNIGTEYFLSDEERMFLDYDVMAFGPIGFQVQLAFDTYWQSGESKAMNQLDAALYTIKNHQRNRWRHQQAISHFDAMPIAELLKQSPLQNFSNKLPLELAHADLLVDPPEKINSYYMEKLSLAYQLSHEIDVEKSLTLVSPYFIPTQEGLDRFRRYREQGVKIRVLTNSLASTDVTLVYSAYQHYQQSLLEMGVELYELRPKGWLKSWTQALLAKLHWSDSEWLQSHQLFQYWHRHQLSLHTKLAVIDDRYLLTGSANADPRSRKLNTEMLAIIDSEAMASQETAQLESVLSGDIFYKLALEDGEVVWHYEEDGQQKTAISPPEASHWRKITTKMMGWLPIEGYL